In Drosophila simulans strain w501 chromosome X, Prin_Dsim_3.1, whole genome shotgun sequence, one DNA window encodes the following:
- the LOC27206403 gene encoding pyridoxal phosphate phosphatase PHOSPHO2, whose translation MFAISRSLRLSRCLSAFGRGLSASSSPGPRTLVAIDFDRTIVEQDSYLAVSQLLPTSQRKELQDQIPKCGWLSFISGVLQRLHGEHKVNSASVGKRVRSLTAVPGMLRVVRRLARIPELELCIVSDANSFFIGEWLEAYAIECLFAGGVFTNPACVQASGEVLVLPYQEQTDCDLCPSNMCKGSVMEELTCSGRYERVIYVGDSCNDLCAMKRLRQMDVACVRRGFELHGKMTAHGQELACSVLTWRDGHELEELLMPKIVA comes from the coding sequence atgtttgcaatttcGAGAAGCCTCCGGTTGAGCCGCTGCCTTTCGGCCTTCGGACGCGGTCTGAGCGCATCCAGTTCGCCTGGACCGCGCACCCTAGTCGCCATCGACTTCGACAGAACCATCGTGGAGCAGGACTCCTATTTGGCGGTGAGCCAGCTGCTGCCGACCAGTCAGCgcaaggagctgcaggacCAGATCCCCAAGTGCGGCTGGCTGAGTTTCATAAGCGGAGTGCTGCAGCGCCTGCATGGCGAGCACAAGGTGAACTCCGCGTCGGTGGGCAAGCGTGTGCGCAGTCTCACAGCCGTGCCTGGAATGCTGCGGGTGGTGCGCCGCTTGGCCAGGATCCCTGAGCTCGAACTGTGCATCGTCAGCGACGCCAACTCCTTCTTCATCGGCGAGTGGCTGGAGGCGTACGCCATTGAGTGCCTCTTTGCCGGCGGCGTGTTCACCAATCCCGCCTGCGTCCAGGCGAGCGGCGAGGTGCTGGTGCTGCCCTACCAGGAGCAGACTGACTGCGATCTCTGCCCCTCCAACATGTGCAAGGGCTCCGTGATGGAGGAGCTGACGTGCAGCGGGCGATACGAGCGCGTGATCTATGTGGGCGATAGTTGCAACGATCTGTGCGCCATGAAGCGGCTGCGGCAAATGGACGTGGCCTGCGTCCGGCGCGGATTCGAGCTGCACGGAAAGATGACCGCCCATGGCCAGGAACTGGCCTGCTCCGTGCTCACATGGCGCGACGGCcacgagctggaggagctcctGATGCCCAAAATCGTGGCGTAG
- the LOC6726466 gene encoding supporter of activation of yellow protein, giving the protein MNDLRQQQMVAATSSSGSESGTAVESAAATSTAGSAGAAGRPQSNCSANSNAKSVAASSTSEEEQRVSSTSSPAQRDQQLNADRDREQDPEPQQQQQQREEALQHQKNQPGHITSTTASPPPTLPPPTTPCDDAPSTTGASASASSASGEAPSAASAAGAAGGAMAATALEVESEERDGHKIILKLSKHANPNSNANESQPGGDERRVEPLRIQLPCGGAEGGLVAKPQDAFDADASSCSSSCAEDEVATTLGQQLRNTPHIVPKLTIRAANERRVGSVVPKLTIKLPENPAASGSNSNSGSCSAAVSGAQSAMPAKNDAHLSSLSPASASSSSASSSSSSSSSSSLAEMQTVPKLMIKTTLAGSSCISSSEELPQQQQIPKLTIKTGGGGQEHVHTVIMTHDLNNAQSIPKLTIKTKSIEMIEDEQAAKLEQQLQPLPKLTIKNLCSPKHKVRAVLEEKPPTAASKLAIPKPTPNPTPAPMTNGGESNSSSQEFCGFSDLDADIAAPASDVVRRNSDDMVIDDSLSKEHDPKIFHNLPPMPASNGIASGGSKASKASKPAQSQHNVVDMVDLTSSPSPGSSPTHVPNNFTGRISPKGLLIDCLRMQTAMGVYVSEEADSRVIPAASPNSNILLSQLTAPAKSFTTATPKSKSSKYPQLTERLMANGSGTGGGSVIAAEGEAVVGPLAPANPTQSIIESIEILDTPDGSPRVAYMDEDSNPMLNNHLQTIHKLAMDHGVEQRMDTQDNNNENHLKRTSSEGNESPSSRLPPSKQRRLDNDENDQQTQNCHDPARKCSESLQALPPSHRSRKQKHERILNTDLEGSLFPPTQQQAISTPDQNGALSSEVEAEDAKAQDPLEPATPQPPPVATPAGTGKKRGRPKRVQNQSSADGGVAVTPKPGTPQEEVNSAVKSRRVQLLRKRLAIDMVSVGQEQADIKAKEKESSVGVPIARVEDGLAEALESPKTRDHRPLRATRRTATSTNTNLQPTPKSTRKRQSKASVQQSPLPPPTMSQFGSSEAESNNNNSSISFALSAQIDLTMCSSSSSTSSGAAANQQVIVGSGSSSMLPPTTILSSSDPLPDVIFQPNDFSSIMATQQLRSSRPSSISSAGGSQPDCHDEDNYTSALDNSGDETALPMLSIVTPTRGRGRGRRSRGGRGRGSSSGDRAASAGGTASTTPATQPRAPRMSRGASAVAKAIAMSRPRCVGGLKHQPDPERLKGLFSPSPQVFEEDTRMSADLSNSNQSMASLMEPPLTPQKQPDFLNNEESQSSMVSNVSMMDSNQGQSADAILGSALKRPKKKKMETCVAEDTDYSASSIAEYDWPPPKGCCPSKNRDTFMIQEQVALYLGITSFKRKYPDLPRRSVDMEERNWLQEKGLVSEKLCDLGITAVWASDILDIMYADFFDKYEEYKEYIRRKHLREIEAKQKALGLTVGAGRGLQARDRAMLSASKWNAYFNKSRKDERQCCMDLQTFTINQPQPRTAPTCTRLERSTADLVRAVAEEANIPAPPNLLLPRVYDEAFRNSDYAYPLTVVPDQFSMAYRQFEPAELRAYPLDTALDKPSTDLMAQLLQAKSEAVGSEEIKTSAPAPKDLGQEQSAIKSVTVTAPVRRSRRSARQQTDKVRTASSSSTSSAQSASSASSGNGSSSDTESGDESDFSSTSSCSSSTGASSGAGSEDEDGNECSSSVRLSNCGVCLRSQHRNARDMPEAFIRCYTCRKRVHPSCVDMPPRMVGRVRNYNWQCAGCKCCIKCRSSQRPGKMLFCEQCDRGYHIYCLGLKTVPDGRWSCERCCFCVRCGATKPEGLPQVAALSQASGGPSANGDRSKAARNKRLKWVHEYRIDHVTKIREHAAMFCVPCARNKPAKRQSAAGAAGTAAVPPVLEAMSARTDDSPMPSPGLTTNGGRSLSPTAALSPKAAVPVASLPPVLEATAVTTNIAGTIGRRQAGNAVNITTMQCSSSSSSFSGNGVTEDAANVTATGTATAAAGAPAATPIGIAPPPVVA; this is encoded by the exons ATGAATGATTTACGTCAGCAGCAGATGGTAGCAGCGACATCGTCATCAGGATCGGAATCGGGAACAGCGGTAGAATCGGCAGCCGCCACGTCCACAGCAGGATCAGCCGGAGCAGCAGGTCGCCCCCAGTCGAACTGTAGCGCTAATAGCAACGCCAAGTCAGTGGCAGCGAGCAGCACGAGCGAGGAAGAGCAACGAGTTAGCTCCACGTCGTCGCCAGCCCAGCGGGATCAGCAGCTGAATGCGGATCGGGACCGGGAACAGGACCCagagccacagcagcagcagcagcagcgggaggAGGCACTGCAGCATCAGAAGAATCAGCCCGGCCATATAACCAGCACCACAGCGTCGCCTCCGCCGACGCTGCCACCGCCGACGACGCCGTGCGACGATGCCCCAAGCACAACTGGAGCATCTGCATCGGCCAGCTCAGCATCCGGAGaagcaccatcagcagcatcagcagcgggagcagcaggTGGAGCGATGGCCGCTACGGCGCTCGAGGTAGAGAGCGAAGAGCGGGATGGACATAAGATCATCCTGAAGCTCTCCAAGCACGCCAATCCCAACTCAAACGCAAATGAATCTCAGCCGGGCGGCGATGAGAGGCGCGTAGAGCCCCTGCGCATCCAGCTGCCCTGCGGCGGAGCGGAAGGAGGCTTAGTTGCGAAGCCGCAAGATGCCTTCGATGCGGACGCCTCTTCCTGCTCCTCGTCGTGCGCCGAGGACGAGGTGGCTACCACCCTCGGCCAACAACTACGAAACACCCCGCACATTGTGCCAAAGCTGACCATCCGCGCCGCGAACGAGAGGCGCGTAGGCAGCGTGGTGCCCAAGCTGACCATCAAGTTGCCTGAGAACCCGGCTGCTTCCGGGTCCAACTCCAACTCTGGATCGTGCTCAGCAGCTGTGAGTGGCGCCCAGTCAGCTATGCCCGCCAAGAACGATGCCCACCTGTCCAGCCTCTCGCCCGCATCCGCCTCGTCTTCATCtgcctcgtcctcctcctcgtcgtcgtcgtcgtcctcacTGGCGGAGATGCAGACGGTGCCCAAGCTGATGATCAAGACAACGCTAGCCGGGAGTAgctgcatcagcagcagtgAGGAGcttccgcagcagcagcagatacCAAAGTTAACAATCAAGACAGGTGGCGGCGGTCAGGAGCACGTGCACACGGTCATTATGACGCACGACCTAAACAACGCCCAGAGCATCCCCAAACTCACCATTAAAACCAAATCCATAGAGATGATCGAGGACGAACAGGCGGCTAagctggagcagcagttgcagccgCTGCCCAAGCTGACCATCAAGAACTTATGCTCACCGAAGCACAAGGTGCGTGCAGTGCTTGAGGAGAAGCCACCAACGGCGGCCTCCAAGCTGGCTATCCCAAAACCCACGCCCAATCCCACGCCGGCTCCCATGACGAATGGCGGCGAGTCGAACAGCAGTAGTCAGGAGTTCTGCGGCTTCTCCGATCTAGACGCAGATATTGCTGCGCCAGCTTCGGACGTCGTTCGCCGCAATTCGGACGACATGGTGATCGACGATTCGCTCTCCAAGGAGCACGATCCCAAGATTTTCCACAATCTACCGCCCATGCCCGCCAGCAACGGCATAGCCAGCGGTGGGAGCAAGGCCAGTAAGGCCAGCAAGCCTGCCCAATCCCAGCACAACGTTGTGGACATGGTGGACCTGACCTCGTCACCGTCGCCGGGCTCTTCGCCAACGCATGTGCCTAACAACTTCACGGGACGCATTTCGCCGAAAGGGTTGCTCATCGACTGCTTGCGAATGCAAACTGCGATGGGCGTTTATGTGTCCGAGGAGGCCGACAGTCGCGTTATTCCAGCTGCGTCGCCCAATTCGAATATATTGCTCAGCCAGCTAACGGCGCCGGCTAAAAGCTTCACCACGGCCACGCCTAAAAGCAAATCCAGCAAGTATCCCCAGCTAACGGAGCGCCTGATGGCGAATGGAAGCGGTACCGGTGGGGGATCTGTTATTGCTGCAGAAGGCGAGGCAGTCGTTGGTCCCTTGGCCCCCGCGAATCCCACCCAATCCATAATCGAGTCCATTGAAATCCTGGACACGCCTGATGGCAGCCCGAGGGTAGCCTACATGGACGAGGATTCTAACCCGATGCTCAACAATCATCTCCAAACTATTCACAAGCTCGCAATGGATCACGGAGTGGAACAGCGGATGGATACCcaagacaacaacaacgagaacCACTTGAAACGCACCAGCAGCGAGGGAAACGAATCTCCCAGCAGTAGA CTCCCTCCCAGCAAACAGCGACGTCTGGACAACGACGAAAACGACCAGCAGACGCAGAATTGCCATGATCCCGCCAGAAAGTGCAGTGAATCACTGCAGGCGCTTCCGCCGTCACATCGCTCACGCAAGCAGAAGCACGAGCGAATCCTGAACACGGATCTGGAGGGTTCGCTATTTCCACCCACCCAACAGCAGGCGATTTCAACGCCGGATCAAAATGGAGCCTTGTCCTCGGAGGTCGAAGCCGAGGACGCTAAGGCGCAAGATCCGCTGGAACCGGCGACCCCTCAGCCCCCGCCGGTAGCGACGCCGGCAGGAACGGGAAAGAAGCGTGGGCGGCCGAAGCGTGTCCAAAACCAGAGCTCGGCGGATGGTGGAGTCGCAGTTACTCCCAAACCCGGGACTCCACAGGAGGAGGTCAACAGCGCTGTCAAGTCGCGCCGCGTACAACTGCTGCGCAAGCGACTGGCCATCGATATGGTGAGCGTGGGCCAAGAGCAGGCGGACataaaagcaaaggaaaaggaGTCGTCTGTGGGCGTGCCAATTGCAAGAGTTGAAGACGGGCTTGCCGAAGCTCTGGAATCTCCAAAGACTCGCGACCATCGCCCGCTGAGAGCCACGCGCCGCACCGCGACTAGCACAAACACCAACCTGCAGCCCACGCCCAAGTCCACGAGGAAGCGCCAGAGCAAGGCCAGTGTCCAACAAAGCCCGTTGCCGCCGCCGACGATGTCTCAGTTCGGTAGTTCGGAGGCCGAgtccaacaacaataatagcaGCATATCCTTTGCCCTGAGCGCGCAGATCGACCTCACCATGTGCTCGTCCAGTTCGTCGACCTCCTCCGGCGCTGCCGCCAACCAGCAGGTGATCGTTGGAAGTGGCAGCAGCTCGATGCTACCTCCGACGACCATTCTGTCTTCTTCGGACCCGTTGCCCGATGTCATCTTCCAGCCAAATGACTTCTCCTCTATCATGGCCACCCAGCAGCTGCGCTCCTCGCGCCCCTCAAGCATCAGCAGTGCCGGCGGTAGCCAGCCGGACTGTCACGACGAGGACAACTACACCAGCGCGCTGGACAACTCCGGAG ACGAAACTGCGTTGCCGATGCTCTCCATAGTGACTCCCACGCGGGGACGTGGTCGTGGCCGGCGATCCAGGGGAGGCCGCGGCAGAGGATCTTCTTCAGGGGATCGGGCTGCCAGCGCCGGAGGCACAGCCTCCACAACGCCCGCCACGCAGCCTAGGGCCCCGCGAATGAGCCGAGGAGCTAGTGCCGTAGCAAAGGCCATCGCCATGAGTCGACCACGATGCGTGGGCGGCCTCAAGCACCAGCCCGATCCCGAGAGACTTAAAGGCTTGTTCAGTCCG TCGCCGCAAGTGTTTGAGGAGGACACGCGTATGAGCGCCGATCTTAGCAACAGCAATCAGTCGATGGCCAGCCTGATGGAACCCCCGCTAACGCCGCAGAA GCAACCCGACTTCCTCAACAACGAGGAGTCACAGTCGTCCATGGTGAGCAATGTGAGCATGATGGACTCCAACCAGGGTCAGTCCGCCGACGCAATTCTGGGCTCTGCTCTCAAACGtccaaagaagaagaagatggaAACTTGCGTGGCCGAAGA CACGGACTACAGCGCCTCCAGCATCGCCGAGTACGACTGGCCACCGCCTAAAGGTTGCTGCCCGTCAAAGAATCGGGACACCTTCATGATCCAAGAGCAGGTGGCGCTCTATCTGGGCATCACCAGCTTCAAGCGCAAGTACCCGGATCTGCCGCGCCGCTCGGTCGACATGGAGGAGCGCAATTGGCTGCAGGAGAAGGGCCTGGTCAGCGAGAAGTTGTGCGACCTGGGCATCACCGCTGTGTGGGCCTCCGACATATTGGACATCATGTACGCGGACTTCTTCGACAAGTACGAAGAGTACAAGGAGTACATTCGCAGGAAGCACTTGCGCGAGATCGAGGCTAAGCAGAAGGCCCTCGGACTCACAGTCGGCGCCGGTCGAGGTCTGCAAGCGCGCGACCGTGCCATGCTTTCGGCCAGCAAGTGGAACGCTTACTTCAACAAGTC CCGTAAGGATGAGCGCCAGTGCTGTATGGACCTGCAGACCTTCACGATAAATCAGCCGCAGCCAAGGACCGCGCCCACCTGTACTCGCCTAGAGCGCTCCACTGCGGATTTGGTACGGGCAGTGGCAGAAGAGGCGAATATACCGGCACCGCCTAATCTCCTGCTACCCCGCGTCTACGACGAGGCCTTCCGCAACTCAGACTACGCTTATCCACTCACGGTGGTACCGGACCAGTTCTCAATGGCCTACCGCCAGTTTGAGCCCGCCGAGCTCCG AGCCTACCCACTGGACACGGCGCTGGACAAGCCGTCGACCGATCTGATGGCCCAGCTGCTGCAGGCAAAATCCGAAGCTGTAGGCAGCGAAGAAATCAAAACGTCCGCCCCGGCCCCCAAGGATCTGGGGCAAGAGCAGTCCGCCATTAAATCCGTAACGGTAACGGCGCCCGTTCGACGCAGCAGAAGGTCCGCACGCCAGCAGACGGACAAGGTCCGCACGGCTAGCAGCTCCAGCACGTCCTCCGCTCAATCGGCCTCATCCGCGTCCAGCGGCAACGGGAGCAGCAGTGATACG GAAAGCGGCGATGAAAGCGACTTCAGCAGCACCTCGAGCTGCAGCAGTTCGACGGGTGCCTCAAGTGGAGCAGGCAGCGAGGACGAGGATGGGAACGAGTGCTCATCGTCGGTCAGGCTGTCCAACTGCGGCGTCTGTCTGCGCAGTCAGCATCGCAATGCTAGGGACATGCCGGAGGCTTTCATCCGCTGTTACACATGCCGAAAGCGCG TCCATCCCAGCTGCGTCGATATGCCGCCGCGCATGGTGGGTCGCGTGAGGAACTACAACTGGCAGTGCGCCGGGTGCAAGTGCTGCATCAAGTGCCGTAGCAGCCAACGTCCAGGAAAGATGCTCTTTTGCGAGCAGTGCGACCGAGGCTACCACATCTACTGCTTGGGCCTCAAAACAGTCCCAGATG GACGATGGAGCTGTGAGCGCTGCTGTTTCTGCGTGCGATGCGGGGCCACCAAGCCGGAGGGTCTGCCCCAGGTGGCCGCCCTGTCCCAGGCGTCCGGAGGACCGTCGGCCAACGGGGACCGCTCAAAGGCAGCGCGCAACAAGCGCTTGAAATGGGTGCACGAGTACCGTATCGATCACGTGACGAAGATCCGGGAGCACGCCGCCATGTTCTGCGTACCATGTGCGCGAAACAAGCCCGCCAAGCGGCAGTCGGCGGCGGGTGCGGCCGGGACGGCAGCAGTTCCTCCTGTCCTGGAGGCCATGTCCGCGCGAACGGATGATAGTCCGATGCCCAGTCCCGGCCTGACAACCAACGGAGGACGCTCCCTTTCGCCAACGGCGGCACTGAGTCCAAAGGCAGCTGTGCCCGTGGCATCGCTGCCGCCCGTTCTTGAAGCGACGGCGGTGACCACAAACATTGCGGGAACGATAGGCAGACGGCAGGCGGGTAATGCGGTCAATATTACAAcgatgcagtgcagcagcagcagcagcagcttcagcggGAACGGTGTCACCGAGGACGCGGCGAATGTCACTGCAACGGGAACGGCCacggcggcagcaggagcacccGCTGCCACTCCAATAGGCATAGCTCCGCCGCCCGTTGTTGCCTGA
- the LOC27207716 gene encoding CCR4-NOT transcription complex subunit 9, with translation MSAQPSPHMNPQQQQQQQQTEQEKVYQWINELAHPDTRETALLELSKKRETDLAPMLWNSFGTACALLQEIVNIYPSITPPTLTAHQSNRVCNALALLQCVASHPETRTAFLQAQIPLYLYPFLSTTSKTRPFEYLRLTSLGVIGALVKTDEQEVITFLLTTEIVPLCLSIMDSGSELSKTVATFIIQKILLDESGLSYICQTYERFSHVAITLGKMVIQLSKDPCARLLKHVVRCYLRLSDNTRARKALGQCLPDQLRDGTFAVCLQEDKSTKQWLQMLLKNLELGANQQQMGMSPLGS, from the exons ATGAGTGCTCAGCCAAGCCCACATATGaatccccagcagcagcagcagcagcagcagaccgAGCAGGAGAAG GTGTACCAATGGATCAATGAGTTGGCCCATCCGGACACGCGTGAAACCGCTCTGCTCGAGCTAAGCAAGAAGCGCGAGACCGATCTGGCCCCCATGCTGTGGAACAGCTTCGGGACCGCTTGCGCCCTGTTGCAGGAGATCGTTAACATATACCCATCGATAACGCCTCCAACTTTGACGGCCCACCAGTCGAACCGCGTGTGCAACGCCCTGGCGCTTCTTCAGTGCGTCGCCTCGCACCCGGAGACTCGCACGGCCTTCTTGCAGGCCCAGATACCGCTCTACTTGTATCCTTTCCTATCGACCACGTCCAAGACCAGGCCCTTCGAGTACTTGCGCCTGACCAGTCTGGGCGTCATTGGTGCTCTGGTCAAG ACCGACGAACAAGAGGTTATCACCTTCCTCTTGACCACCGAGATCGTGCCCCTCTGTCTGAGCATCATGGACAGCGGATCGGAGCTGAGCAAGACCGTGGCCACTTTCATCATCCAGAAGATATTGCTCGATGAGTCGGGTCTGTCGTACATCTGCCAGACCTACGAACGCTTCTCGCACGTGGCCATCACCCTG GGCAAAATGGTCATCCAGCTGTCGAAGGATCCATGCGCCCGGCTGTTGAAGCATGTGGTGCGCTGCTATCTCCGTCTCTCGGACAATACACG CGCTCGCAAGGCCCTGGGACAGTGTCTGCCCGATCAGCTGCGTGACGGCACCTTCGCGGTGTGCCTGCAGGAGGACAAGTCCACCAAGCAGTGGCTGCAGATGTTGCTCAAGAACCTGGAGCTCGGCGCCAATCAGCAGCAGATGGGCATGTCGCCACTGGGCTCCTAG
- the LOC6740240 gene encoding pyridoxal phosphate phosphatase PHOSPHO2: protein MSSNQQQSPAEVAAAVASCRLRKQQRRRLAAFDFDHTIVSQNTDTVVRDLLPTEVTSAKVNELLENDCWTEYMAEVFRLLHEQQVSEARIRDTIRGIPEVPGFVRLIKHLAKRLHYDLIIISDSNSVFIDEWLRAHNLADCFVAIFTNPAEFVASGRLMVRAHHQQSDCKLSASNLCKGRVLEHFVIEQDLRRSIRYDHVFYVGDGNNDICPVLRQRACDFACARKGFAMEKHLLRNRSKLKLRAQLLIWKSGFDLMDQMLALPQLKTPQLQGDGEQTDQDADADGKVPEVARRASAVAGPTKSPN, encoded by the coding sequence ATGTCCTCGAACCAGCAGCAGTCACCCGCCGAGGTGGCCGCGGCGGTGGCCAGCTGCAGGCTAAGGAAGCAGCAGCGCCGTCGGCTGGCGGCCTTCGACTTTGACCACACGATCGTTTCCCAGAACACGGACACCGTGGTGCGCGACCTGCTGCCCACGGAGGTGACGAGCGCCAAGGTCAACGAGCTGCTGGAGAACGATTGCTGGACGGAGTACATGGCCGAGGTGTTTCGCCTGCTGCACGAGCAACAGGTGTCGGAGGCGCGCATTAGGGACACCATCCGCGGCATACCCGAGGTGCCCGGATTCGTGCGCCTGATCAAGCACCTGGCCAAGCGGCTGCACTACGACCTGATCATCATCAGCGACTCGAACAGCGTCTTCATCGACGAGTGGCTGCGGGCACACAACCTGGCCGATTGCTTTGTGGCCATCTTTACCAATCCGGCGGAGTTCGTTGCCTCCGGGCGGCTAATGGTCCGCGCCCACCACCAGCAGTCGGACTGCAAGCTGAGCGCCAGCAATCTGTGCAAGGGCCGAGTGCTGGAGCACTTTGTCATCGAGCAGGACCTGCGGCGCAGCATACGCTATGACCACGTCTTCTACGTGGGCGACGGCAACAACGACATCTGCCCCGTGCTGCGGCAGCGGGCGTGCGACTTTGCCTGCGCCCGCAAGGGGTTCGCCATGGAGAAGCACTTGCTCCGCAATCGCAGCAAGTTGAAGCTGCGCGCCCAGCTGCTGATCTGGAAGAGCGGCTTCGATCTGATGGACCAGATGCTGGCACTGCCGCAGCTGAAGACCCCCCAGCTGCAGGGCGATGGGGAACAGACGGAtcaggatgcggatgcggatggcAAAGTACCGGAGGTGGCACGTCGCGCGTCGGCAGTTGCCGGGCCGACCAAGTCGCCCAACTAA
- the LOC27207322 gene encoding protein transport protein Sec61 gamma-2 subunit, protein MDKVVKFAEPGRAFAKDSIRLVKRCTKPDRKEFQKIAIATAVGFCIMGFIGFFVKLIHIPINNIIVGS, encoded by the coding sequence ATGGACAAGGTTGTTAAGTTTGCCGAGCCGGGACGCGCCTTCGCCAAGGACTCGATCCGTCTGGTCAAGCGGTGCACCAAGCCCGACCGCAAGGAGTTCCAGAAGATCGCCATCGCCACTGCTGTTGGCTTCTGCATCATGGGCTTCATCGGCTTCTTCGTTAAGTTGATACACATCCCCATCAACAACATCATTGTGGGCTCTTAA
- the LOC6740241 gene encoding actin-related protein 10 produces the protein MPIYESVMQEKPPIVLDIGTAYTKLGFAAEAYPRKIMPTEVVMTTTGIRKRLFDYETPEELYDQLVDFLQTIFFKHLLVSPKERKFVLVENVFGPTVLRETLARVLFVHFDVSSVLFVPVHLIALSTLAVPTALVVDVGYSETSVMPVFSGVQIMGAFKDQSYGGSAIHAEIKRQLVESGVKESLLTESVLEDIKVRTCFVTTMERAKARANGGEDQPTPAPDVDYIVSDNDAVIQVPGLLRESAYEIMFEASNERDSLPHLILRSILDCTLDVRRALVESVFLVGGGSMVQGLLARLRQELQHLLTEDPFYAERFHGELQFKFFNAVGKQNFTAWLGGALCGATDLIQTRSLVKETYLKSEHVPDWSNLCDNRPTGS, from the exons ATGCCCATTTACGAGAGCGTGATGCAGGAGAAGCCGCCCATTGTCCTGGACATCGGCACCGCCTACACCAA GCTGGGATTCGCGGCGGAGGCGTATCCGCGCAAGATCATGCCCACGGAGGTGGTGATGACCACGACGGGGATCCGGAAGCGTCTGTTCGACTACGAAACTCCGGAGGAGCTGTACGACCAGCTGGTGGACTTTCTGCAGACGATCTTCTTCAA GCATCTGCTGGTCAGCCCCAAGGAGCGCAAGTTCGTGCTGGTGGAGAACGTGTTCGGACCCACTGTGCTGCGTGAGACCTTGGCCCGCGTGCTCTTTGTCCACTTCGACGTCTCCTCTGTGCTGTTCGTGCCCGTGCATCTCATTGCGCTGTCTACGCTGGCAGTGCCGACTGCCCTGGTGGTGGACGTCGGGTACAGCGAGACCAGCGTTATGCCCGTCTTCAGCGGGGTGCAGATCATGGGCGCCTTCAAGGATCAAAGCTACGGAGGCAGCGCCATCCACGCGGAGATCAAGCGGCAGCTGGTGGAGAGTGGCGTTAAGGAGAGCCTGCTAACAGAGAGCGTGCTGGAAGACATCAAGGTGCGAACTTGCTTTGTGACCACAATGGAAAGGGCCAAGGCCCGCGCCAACGGCGGTGAGGATCAGCCGACTCCCGCGCCAGACGTGGACTACATTGTCAGCGACAACGATGCGGTCATCCAGGTGCCTGGCCTCCTGCGGGAGTCTGCCTACGAGATCATGTTCGAGGCCAGCAACGAGCGGGACAGCCTGCCGCACCTGATCCTGCGCTCCATTCTCGACTGCACACTGGACGTCCGACGCGCCCTGGTCGAGAGTGTGTTCCTCGTCGGCGGCGGCTCTATGGTCCAGGGTCTGCTGGCCCGCCTCcgccaggagctgcagcatCTGCTCACCGAGGATCCGTTCTACGCCGAACGCTTCCATGGCGAGCTGCAGTTTAAGTTTTTCAATGCCGTCGGCAAGCAAAACTTCACTGCCTGGCTGGGTGGCGCCTTGTGCGGCGCGACGGATCTCATCCAGACACGATCGCTGGTTAAGGAGACGTATCTAAAGAGCGAGCACGTTCCCGACTGGAGCAACCTGTGCGATAATAGGCCAACAGGCTCGTAG